Proteins from a single region of Cytophagaceae bacterium:
- the rpsA gene encoding 30S ribosomal protein S1: MANYTFPDFDWEKVTKKGIGGGYTAAEKADLEKVYGETFSAIEEKDVVDALIVGITDREVLLNIGFKSDGIVSRSEFRDLPDLKVGDKVEVFIEKQEDSLGQLVISRKKARILTAWTKIEAALETDIIVDALIKRRTKGGLIVDIYGIEAFLPGSQIDVKPIRDFDVFVGKRMEVKVVKINHTNDNVVVSHKILIEKDLESQRQLILTNLEKGQVLEGVVKNITNFGVFIDLGGVDGLLHITDISWGRVNHPNEVLNLDDKIKVVVLDFDDDKKRISLGMKQLEAHPWDSLAETLEVGSKVSGKIVNIADYGAFLELKPGVEGLIHVSEMSWSQHLRNPSDFLQIGDDISAVVLTLDKDERKMSLGIKQLTEDPWTKQDLLAKYAIGTKHKGTVRNLTNFGLFLELEEGIDGLVHVSDLSWTKKIKHPSDFVKIGDELEVIVLELDVENRRLALSHKHLEENPWDTFESMFESGTVHECTIVGKNDKQVTLELPYGIEGQALLKGIGKQDGTVAEIGERLSFEVIEFNKEEKKIVLSHTKTWEAPKEDAKSEKKKPAKGGEKAKMPEAEKSTLGDISALAALKDQLENEEASPKKKSAPKKKADEA; the protein is encoded by the coding sequence ATGGCAAATTATACATTCCCCGATTTTGATTGGGAAAAAGTAACAAAAAAAGGTATCGGTGGCGGTTATACAGCTGCAGAAAAAGCTGATTTGGAAAAAGTTTATGGTGAAACTTTCTCTGCTATCGAAGAAAAAGACGTAGTTGATGCCCTTATCGTTGGTATCACTGACAGAGAGGTGTTGTTAAACATCGGCTTCAAATCTGATGGTATCGTGTCTCGTTCCGAATTCCGTGATCTGCCTGATCTTAAAGTAGGTGACAAAGTTGAAGTGTTTATCGAAAAACAAGAAGATTCACTTGGGCAACTAGTTATTTCACGCAAAAAAGCAAGAATCCTTACAGCCTGGACCAAAATCGAAGCTGCTCTTGAAACCGACATCATCGTTGATGCCCTTATCAAGCGTCGTACCAAAGGTGGTCTTATCGTTGACATCTATGGAATCGAAGCCTTCTTGCCAGGTTCTCAAATCGACGTTAAACCAATTCGTGATTTCGACGTATTCGTTGGAAAACGTATGGAGGTAAAAGTTGTAAAAATCAACCATACTAACGACAACGTTGTAGTTTCACATAAAATATTGATTGAAAAAGACCTTGAATCACAACGTCAATTGATCCTGACTAACCTTGAAAAAGGACAGGTATTGGAAGGTGTGGTTAAAAACATTACCAACTTCGGTGTATTCATTGACCTTGGTGGCGTTGACGGTCTGTTACATATTACAGATATTTCGTGGGGTCGTGTTAATCATCCAAACGAAGTACTTAACCTTGACGACAAAATCAAAGTGGTTGTACTTGACTTTGATGATGACAAAAAACGTATCTCTTTGGGTATGAAGCAACTTGAAGCCCATCCTTGGGATTCATTGGCCGAAACCCTTGAAGTAGGTTCTAAAGTAAGTGGTAAAATCGTAAACATCGCCGACTACGGTGCATTCCTTGAACTTAAACCGGGTGTTGAAGGTCTGATCCACGTTTCTGAAATGTCATGGTCACAACACTTGAGAAACCCATCAGATTTCTTGCAAATCGGTGACGATATCTCTGCAGTTGTATTGACTCTTGACAAAGACGAAAGAAAAATGTCCTTGGGTATCAAACAATTGACCGAAGATCCTTGGACAAAACAAGATCTTTTAGCCAAATATGCAATCGGAACCAAACACAAAGGAACTGTTAGAAACCTTACTAACTTTGGTTTGTTCCTTGAACTGGAAGAAGGTATCGATGGGCTAGTGCACGTTTCTGATCTTTCATGGACCAAGAAAATCAAACATCCATCTGATTTTGTAAAAATCGGTGATGAGCTTGAGGTTATCGTTCTGGAATTAGATGTAGAAAACCGCAGATTGGCTCTTAGTCATAAACACCTTGAAGAAAATCCTTGGGATACATTTGAGTCTATGTTCGAATCAGGTACTGTTCATGAATGTACCATCGTAGGCAAAAATGACAAACAAGTTACTCTTGAACTTCCATATGGTATCGAAGGTCAGGCTTTATTAAAAGGCATTGGCAAGCAAGATGGTACCGTGGCAGAAATCGGAGAAAGGTTGTCTTTCGAAGTAATAGAATTTAACAAAGAAGAGAAGAAAATCGTACTCTCACATACCAAAACCTGGGAAGCTCCTAAAGAAGACGCTAAGTCTGAAAAGAAAAAACCAGCTAAAGGTGGAGAAAAAGCAAAAATGCCTGAAGCTGAAAAATCAACACTTGGTGATATCTCAGCATTAGCTGCTTTGAAAGATCAATTGGAAAACGAAGAAGCTTCTCCAAAAAAGAAATCAGCTCCTAAGAAAAAAGCCGACGAAGCTTAA
- a CDS encoding HNH endonuclease, which translates to MGRHVLILNADYSAISICSAPKAFLLVYLKKAELVAESQMFKLRTVSSTYPMPSIIKLNKYVTVPYKSVVMNRHNIFKRDNNSCIYCGSKHDLTLDHVMPKSRGGKTHWENLVTACKKCNSTKGDLTPEEAGMILKIKPFKPSFVMFVRDCSGHLEENWLPFLGKRKQQEFSSAG; encoded by the coding sequence ATGGGGCGGCACGTTTTAATTTTAAATGCAGACTACAGTGCTATAAGTATTTGCTCAGCACCAAAAGCCTTTCTTCTGGTTTATCTCAAAAAAGCCGAGCTCGTTGCAGAATCCCAGATGTTTAAGCTCAGGACGGTTTCATCCACCTATCCTATGCCATCTATAATCAAACTGAACAAGTATGTGACAGTTCCCTATAAAAGTGTAGTGATGAACAGGCACAATATTTTTAAAAGGGACAATAATTCATGCATTTATTGTGGGAGTAAACACGATTTAACACTTGATCATGTAATGCCAAAATCACGTGGAGGCAAAACCCACTGGGAAAATCTGGTCACTGCCTGTAAAAAATGTAATTCCACAAAAGGAGACCTCACTCCTGAAGAAGCAGGGATGATTTTGAAAATAAAGCCATTTAAACCCTCATTCGTTATGTTTGTAAGAGATTGTTCCGGTCATTTGGAAGAAAACTGGTTGCCTTTTTTAGGCAAACGAAAACAACAGGAATTTAGCTCTGCGGGATGA
- the smpB gene encoding SsrA-binding protein SmpB, translating into MSRFQKHTDIKNKKASFEYFFIDVYSAGMVLTGTEIKSIREGKVSMADAYCLVDKGEMVVKNLNISKYEFGTHYNHEPLRERKLLLQKKEIKKLTAKLTDKGLTIIPTRIYINEKGLAKLDIALAKGKKLFDKRDSIKEKDLQREKSRLD; encoded by the coding sequence ATGTCAAGATTTCAAAAACATACCGATATTAAAAATAAAAAAGCCTCTTTTGAGTACTTTTTCATAGACGTGTATTCGGCAGGTATGGTATTGACCGGTACCGAAATCAAATCAATCAGAGAAGGAAAAGTAAGTATGGCCGACGCCTACTGCCTTGTCGATAAAGGTGAAATGGTGGTTAAGAATCTTAATATTTCAAAATATGAATTCGGGACGCATTACAACCATGAGCCATTAAGAGAGAGAAAACTACTTTTACAAAAAAAGGAAATTAAAAAATTAACAGCAAAACTCACAGACAAAGGTCTTACCATTATTCCAACCCGTATTTACATCAATGAAAAAGGTTTGGCCAAACTAGATATTGCCCTGGCAAAGGGTAAAAAACTATTTGACAAACGTGATTCAATCAAAGAAAAAGACTTGCAAAGAGAGAAATCCCGTTTGGACTAA
- the hflX gene encoding GTPase HflX → MINAPLISTEKVQETAILVGLISQKQNAEKTKEYLDELAFLATTSGIKTVKVFVQRLQYPDQKTFVGKGKLEEIQTWMTINPVDTVIFDDELSPSQVRNLEKAFEDKRVLDRSLLILNIFALRAQTDQAKRQVELAQYKYLLPRLTRMWTHLSKQKGGNANMRGPGEKELETDKRIVQDRISFLKDKLEKIDKQAMTRRKERDRLVRVSLVGYTNVGKSTLMKRLAKAEVFAEDKLFATIDSTVRKVVIGQIPFLLTDTVGFIRKLPTMLVESFKSTLDEIREADILLHVVDISHPSFEEQIDIVNTTLADIGAVDKPTVLVFNKLDSFEPESEEGLDKHLATEDDLVKNLARLKESYLKKNSNVVFISAQNNENIGELRKVIFNLIKEKHFMIYPNWDASKNTLYEWQELENA, encoded by the coding sequence TTGATAAACGCCCCGTTAATTTCTACTGAAAAAGTCCAGGAAACTGCCATTTTGGTTGGTTTGATTTCTCAAAAGCAAAATGCAGAAAAAACTAAAGAATATTTGGACGAACTTGCATTTCTGGCAACTACTTCAGGCATAAAAACTGTGAAGGTTTTTGTTCAAAGATTACAATATCCTGATCAAAAAACATTTGTGGGAAAAGGTAAATTGGAGGAAATCCAGACCTGGATGACCATAAATCCTGTGGATACTGTGATTTTTGACGATGAACTGAGCCCTTCGCAGGTAAGGAATCTGGAAAAAGCATTTGAAGACAAAAGAGTCCTGGATCGTAGTCTGCTGATACTGAATATTTTTGCACTCAGAGCCCAGACTGACCAAGCCAAAAGACAGGTAGAACTGGCTCAGTATAAATATCTCCTTCCCCGCCTAACCCGAATGTGGACTCACCTAAGTAAGCAAAAAGGTGGAAATGCCAATATGCGTGGTCCGGGAGAAAAAGAACTTGAAACTGACAAAAGGATTGTGCAGGATAGAATATCGTTTTTAAAAGATAAGCTTGAAAAGATTGATAAACAGGCCATGACCCGCCGTAAGGAAAGAGACCGGCTGGTGAGGGTATCGTTGGTGGGTTATACCAATGTAGGAAAATCTACACTTATGAAAAGGCTTGCCAAAGCCGAAGTTTTTGCTGAAGATAAGTTATTTGCAACCATTGACTCTACCGTAAGGAAAGTGGTGATTGGTCAGATTCCATTTTTATTGACAGACACCGTTGGTTTTATTAGAAAACTTCCCACTATGCTCGTTGAATCTTTCAAATCAACACTAGATGAAATAAGGGAAGCCGACATTTTACTTCATGTGGTGGATATTTCTCACCCGTCTTTCGAAGAACAAATAGATATCGTAAATACGACCCTGGCTGACATTGGTGCGGTAGATAAACCGACGGTCCTGGTTTTCAACAAACTTGATAGTTTTGAACCCGAATCAGAAGAAGGGCTTGACAAACACCTGGCAACTGAAGATGATTTGGTAAAAAATCTGGCAAGACTTAAAGAGAGTTATCTGAAGAAAAATTCAAACGTAGTATTTATTTCTGCCCAAAATAATGAAAACATTGGCGAGTTGAGAAAAGTGATTTTCAATTTAATAAAAGAAAAGCATTTTATGATTTATCCAAATTGGGATGCCTCAAAAAACACCTTATATGAATGGCAGGAACTGGAAAACGCCTGA
- a CDS encoding MFS transporter, translating to MNNNVKTNWSQFGTLVTVFFFWGFVAASNDILIPVFRKAFDLSQAESQLVSVAFYVAYTVGSLIYTGISAGIGGDILNKIGYKNGIALGLLISALGTLLFYPAANQGSFPLMISGLFIVGLGFSLQQIAANPLAIVMGDPKTGSQRLTMAGGINNFGTTIGPLLVSFAIFGSVASGNTEASIESVKVPYLILGLAFVLVAVFIKFSSVPNKIDLDKVTESEAESNDKILHKSSAFGYPQLVMGMIAIFLYVGVEVSTASNLPAYMEKYLGVATKDIAPYISLYWASLMIGRWSGAVGAFDISSDWKKKLKFVMPYVAFGIFLLVNSIAQHDVTKFYIYAIVIAVMIVADIASKGNPAKMLLYFSIAGVIATAIGMFTSGMVSVYAFISVGLFCSTLWPCIFTLGITGLGKHTNQGSSLLIMMIMGGGIVSYLQGVLGDSIGIQESYIVGILCFAYLAFYAVSASKSLKNQGIDLDKLTAEGGH from the coding sequence ATGAATAATAATGTAAAAACAAATTGGTCGCAATTCGGTACACTTGTGACTGTCTTTTTCTTTTGGGGCTTTGTTGCCGCAAGTAATGATATTTTAATTCCGGTATTTAGAAAAGCTTTTGACCTTTCGCAAGCCGAAAGTCAACTGGTTTCTGTGGCCTTTTATGTTGCTTACACGGTAGGCTCATTAATCTACACTGGTATTTCGGCCGGAATTGGCGGAGATATTTTGAATAAAATTGGTTATAAAAATGGTATCGCTCTTGGTCTTCTGATTTCAGCATTGGGTACATTACTGTTTTATCCTGCTGCTAATCAAGGTTCATTTCCTTTGATGATATCAGGACTGTTTATTGTTGGACTTGGTTTTTCATTACAACAGATTGCTGCCAATCCACTGGCAATAGTGATGGGAGATCCTAAAACAGGCTCACAGAGATTGACAATGGCTGGCGGGATTAACAATTTTGGTACCACTATCGGGCCTTTGTTGGTAAGCTTTGCGATATTTGGGAGCGTAGCTTCAGGGAATACCGAAGCTAGTATAGAAAGTGTAAAAGTGCCCTATTTGATTTTAGGTCTTGCCTTTGTATTGGTAGCTGTTTTTATTAAATTTTCGTCTGTTCCTAATAAAATCGATCTGGATAAAGTAACTGAAAGTGAAGCGGAAAGCAATGACAAAATTTTACATAAATCGTCGGCTTTTGGTTATCCTCAGTTGGTGATGGGTATGATAGCAATATTCCTTTATGTGGGTGTTGAGGTGTCAACAGCGAGCAATTTACCAGCATATATGGAAAAATATCTGGGCGTAGCCACAAAAGATATCGCACCATATATATCATTGTATTGGGCCAGTTTGATGATTGGCCGTTGGTCAGGTGCCGTGGGTGCCTTTGATATAAGTTCTGACTGGAAAAAGAAATTAAAATTTGTGATGCCTTATGTTGCGTTTGGAATCTTCCTTTTGGTGAATTCTATAGCACAACATGACGTTACGAAATTCTATATTTATGCAATTGTGATAGCAGTGATGATTGTGGCGGATATTGCCAGTAAGGGTAATCCTGCCAAAATGTTGCTTTATTTTTCAATAGCTGGAGTAATCGCTACGGCCATAGGAATGTTTACATCAGGCATGGTAAGTGTTTACGCATTTATAAGCGTTGGTTTATTCTGTAGCACTCTTTGGCCTTGTATTTTTACTTTGGGAATAACCGGACTTGGAAAACATACCAATCAGGGAAGTAGCTTGTTGATCATGATGATTATGGGTGGTGGAATTGTTAGTTACTTACAAGGTGTTTTGGGAGATAGTATCGGGATACAAGAAAGTTACATTGTAGGTATACTATGTTTTGCATATCTTGCTTTTTATGCTGTAAGTGCATCAAAATCACTTAAAAATCAAGGAATAGATTTGGATAAATTGACAGCCGAAGGCGGACATTGA
- a CDS encoding TfoX/Sxy family protein, which translates to MAYSEILAKRIREKLKDQANLREMEMMGGLCFMLNDKMCVGIIKDDLMCRVDPDIKADLLEKTGCSEMMFTGRPLKGFVLVDETGMRNQAEFDRWVDLCLEYNPKAQASKKKRPHSDKSK; encoded by the coding sequence ATGGCATACTCCGAAATTCTCGCCAAACGTATTCGTGAAAAATTAAAAGACCAGGCAAACCTTCGTGAAATGGAAATGATGGGAGGCTTGTGTTTTATGCTCAACGATAAAATGTGTGTTGGAATCATAAAAGATGATCTCATGTGTAGAGTCGATCCGGATATCAAGGCAGATTTGCTCGAAAAGACCGGTTGCAGCGAAATGATGTTTACCGGCAGACCGCTGAAAGGTTTTGTTTTAGTGGATGAAACCGGAATGAGAAATCAGGCAGAATTTGACCGTTGGGTTGACCTTTGTTTGGAATATAATCCCAAAGCTCAGGCATCAAAAAAGAAAAGACCTCATTCAGATAAATCCAAATGA
- a CDS encoding response regulator transcription factor translates to MTTIALADDHLLIRNALVELINRFPGFKVIFDTSNGKEFIDGIQSFGPPDIALIDINMPVMDGFETTEYLARQFPDIKCVALSVEDNEESIIKMLRLGAKGYLLKDTDTSQFILALSEIRDKGYYHSDLVSNTLLKSLHKPAEVKNKIQSQFQAREEEFIKLACTEMTYKEIADQMCLSPRTIDGYRESLFLKLEVKSRVGLVLFAIKNNLVNIH, encoded by the coding sequence ATGACAACTATCGCTTTGGCGGATGACCATCTACTCATCCGCAATGCTCTCGTCGAGCTTATCAATCGTTTCCCCGGCTTCAAAGTGATTTTTGACACTTCAAACGGTAAAGAGTTTATTGATGGTATCCAGTCTTTTGGGCCACCAGATATTGCCCTTATTGATATTAACATGCCTGTAATGGATGGATTCGAAACTACGGAATATTTAGCCCGGCAATTTCCGGATATAAAGTGTGTGGCTCTCAGCGTCGAAGATAATGAAGAATCAATCATAAAAATGCTAAGGCTTGGTGCCAAAGGGTATCTTTTGAAAGATACCGATACCTCACAATTTATTTTGGCTCTTTCCGAAATTCGTGATAAAGGATATTATCATTCCGATCTTGTTTCCAATACGCTGCTTAAGTCTTTGCATAAACCTGCCGAAGTAAAAAATAAGATTCAGTCTCAGTTTCAGGCACGTGAAGAAGAATTTATTAAATTGGCCTGTACCGAAATGACTTATAAAGAAATCGCTGACCAAATGTGTCTTTCCCCAAGAACTATTGATGGCTATCGGGAGTCTCTTTTCCTTAAACTCGAAGTAAAATCAAGGGTCGGGCTGGTACTTTTTGCAATAAAAAATAACCTTGTAAATATTCATTAA
- a CDS encoding sensor histidine kinase codes for MKGEYYSELFVTVVAIILIVILLVIFIISFFFVHQNRLQKHKLEKAALQAQFEQEILNAENEIQDSTMKHISRELHDNVGQMLTLVKIQLNNLTEEIPNNKKISDARSFVANVLTDIRALSKSLNSDNLLQEGLVSAINFELERVKYLGIYNLEFNFDKGETAINPKNEILIFRIFQELLQNCLKHAQAKNITVNLVESPQCLNLEVVDDGIGFDFQTKIQQSGYKSGAGLSNLIHRAHLMNGTLSFEKGIPKGTRAHLTIPF; via the coding sequence ATGAAAGGAGAATACTATAGTGAGCTATTTGTTACTGTTGTTGCAATCATTTTGATAGTAATACTTCTGGTGATCTTCATCATCTCCTTTTTCTTTGTCCATCAAAACCGCCTCCAAAAACACAAACTCGAAAAAGCCGCACTCCAGGCACAATTTGAACAGGAAATCCTCAACGCCGAAAACGAGATTCAGGATAGCACCATGAAACACATCAGCCGTGAGCTGCACGACAACGTGGGGCAGATGCTCACTTTAGTGAAAATTCAGCTCAATAATCTCACTGAAGAGATACCGAATAATAAAAAAATATCAGATGCAAGGTCTTTTGTTGCCAATGTTCTTACCGATATCAGGGCCCTCTCTAAAAGCCTCAATAGTGATAACTTATTGCAGGAAGGTCTGGTATCGGCAATAAATTTTGAGCTCGAAAGGGTCAAATACCTCGGAATATACAATTTGGAGTTTAATTTTGACAAAGGTGAAACAGCCATTAATCCCAAAAATGAAATTCTGATTTTTAGAATTTTTCAGGAATTACTCCAGAATTGTCTCAAGCACGCACAGGCAAAAAATATTACCGTAAATTTGGTAGAATCCCCGCAATGCCTTAATTTGGAGGTGGTTGACGATGGTATTGGTTTCGATTTTCAGACAAAAATTCAGCAAAGTGGCTATAAGAGTGGGGCAGGTTTGAGTAATCTGATTCACCGTGCCCATTTGATGAATGGCACTTTAAGCTTTGAAAAAGGAATCCCCAAAGGCACCAGAGCCCATTTAACCATTCCTTTTTAA